In one window of Gossypium hirsutum isolate 1008001.06 chromosome A01, Gossypium_hirsutum_v2.1, whole genome shotgun sequence DNA:
- the LOC107917360 gene encoding uncharacterized protein: MVEYGARLEHITWNYFKNTFQRKYIETSYVEARRRKFVSLVLGDQSVVEYEAKFLRLSRFAPPLVVSDYNKCMRFEEGLICSMGSNNSSKRVGFYGSRKIVEERPEAPTIVTEIQLCSDCGKRHPNKCWRKLGACLPCRSMEHQVRDCPHGPNQVPATTQTLAPSFFQPLRVVQQSLRGHRIGRKGNGSGRGQRAPGIGASLTEARQLALVYAARHYEDRDDVDVIAGIFFIHSIPSYALIDIGSTHLYIASVVSTNLGLTTKNTAREFSVISSLGQSIWVDRVYRWVPLEIQGMVFPVDLMELPFNEFDLILGIDWLIECRVGLDCATKRVTLRMEENEEVVMFGECRDYLSNVISALVVDKLVRKGYEAYLACVSDSVPVRDICTMREFPDVFPEELPRVRSDREMEFGIDLLPGTTPVDKRPGGVYGFNESGVPIEVTFLGYMVTADGIRVDPKKIEAIFEWKEPKNVSELCSFLGLAGY, translated from the exons ATGGTTGAATATGGTGCTCGGCTCGAACATATTACCTGGAATTATTTTAAGAACACATTCCAGAGAAAGTATATTGAGACGAGTTATGTTGAGGCTCGCCGACGTAAGTTTGTGAGCCTAGTTCTGGGCGACCAATCTGTGGTTGAATATGAAGCCAAGTTTCTGCGACTGAGTAGGTTTGCACCGCCATTGGTAGTGTCTGACTACAATAAGTGCATGAGGTTTGAGGAAGGATTGATATGCTCTATGGGTTCTAATAACTCCTCAAAGAGAGTGGGTTTTTACGGTTCCAGAAAAATAGTGGAAGAG AGGCCTGAAGCACCAACTATAGTGACTGAGATTCAGTTGTGCAGTGATTGTGGGAAACGTCATCCAAACAAGTGCTGGAGGAAATTAGGAGCGTGCCTCCCTTGCAGGTCGATGGAGCATCAAGTTAGGGATTGCCCCCATGGACCTAATCAGGTACCAGCTACGACACAGACTCTAGCCCCAAGTTTTTTTCAGCCTCTGAGAGTGGTTCAACAATCACTTAGAGGTCATCGTATTGGTAGAAAGGGTAATGGTTCGGGGAGAGGACAGAGAGCACCGGGTATCGGTGCAAGTCTAACTGAGGCTCGTCAACTGGCACTAGTTTATGCGGCGAGGCACTATGAGGATAGGGATGATGTTGATGTCATTGCAGGTATATTCTTTATTCATTCTATTCCATCCTATGCTCTCattgatattggatctactcactTGTATATAGCTAGTGTTGTTTCTACAAATCTGGGTTTAACTACTAAAAATACTGCTAGAGAGTTTTCTGTGATTAGTTCTTTAGGTCAGTCAATTTGGGTTGATAGAGTATACAGATGGGTGCCCCTAGAGATCCAGGGTATGGTATTTCCAGTTGACCTCATGGAGTTACCctttaatgagtttgatttgattttgggaatAGATTGGCTTATAGAATGTCGAGTCGGTCTAGATTGTGCAACTAAGAGAGTTACCTTGAGAATGGAGGAGAATGAAGAAGTGGTCATGTTTGGTGAGTGTCGAGATTACCTCTCTAATGTAATCTCTGCTCTTGTAGTAGACAAGTTAGTTCGAAAGGGGTACGAGGCATACCTTGCCTGCGTATCTGATTCTGTTCCTGTAAGAGATATCTGCACTATGAGAGAGTTTCCGGATGTCTTTCCTGAGGAATTGCCTAGAGTACGTTCGGATAGAGAGATGGAATTTGGAATTGATTTGTTACCAGGTACTACTCCG GTTGACAAACGCCCTGGCGgggtttatggatttaatgaatcaggtGTTCCAATC GAAGTCACTTTTCTGGGTTATATGGTAACTGCGGATGGGATCCGAGTCGATCCTAAGAAAATAGAAGCTATATTTGAGTGGAAGGAACCAAAAAATGTATCTGAGCTTTGTAGTTTCCTAGGTCTAGCTGGTTACTAA